The DNA sequence AACAGTGAAAACTACATACCATGCTCACAGGAATTAGTGCTACGCGTGACTAAGACCAGCAGGGCATGTTCTAGCCTGAGTTTCAGCAATCATAAAAACCGTCAGACTCAATAGAGCTTTTGGGGATACCATCAAGCATTAGAACTAATCTCCATACTTAGAAACTGAGCCACTGATAGCCAGTTTTCCTCCCACACAATCTATCATTCAGTCCACTTACCTGATCATAAAACCTAATCAACAAACATCGCCTCACTTTGACTTTGATAAAGTCATTTTTAGTTCGAATCCCTGAAACACAGTTTATTAAAAAAATATGATGAATGCATAAAGCAGGTCTTTCCCTCACCGCTCAATTCATGGCTTCCAATCTTTATTTAAGAAGTTTCTTAACAGATAATTTTATCTTGATTGAATCGTGGCAGACGCGCCGAATTAGAGAAGACACATGAATGACCTTTGATTGATGAGGAGCTGCGCTCACACTCCTTAGCAATCTGCGCTCAAGGGAATCAAATCCAGCATTATGCCCGATAATGAATTCACTGCAAAATTAATAGGAACGGTACGCACAGCGGCAACCCCCTTAAAGTCATCCTATGTCCAGTCGTTCGTCATCAGCATTTTTCTCTTCGGAACACTGTTTTACTTCAACTGGAGTGTCCACTCCAAAGACATGCAACGGACTACCTTTCTGGGTCGGCAGATCAATATTGCCGGTCGGCAGAGGATGCTCAGTCAACGTTTACCCAAAAATCTTCTGTTACTGACTCAGGGCCAAAACGAAACAGAAATCTATCCCGCACTGGACGCGGACCAGCGGCTCCTGGCACGCATGCACCAGGAACTTTTAGCAGCCACAAAAGAGTTCGAAAAGACTGCAAGCGAGCAGCAACTCAGCCAGCTTTTGGACAAAATCACTCCTCTGGTTACGGGAATTTCGCATGATGTCCTGCTGGTACTTTCCGGGGAGCGAACGGCATCCGAAGTATTGCCTGCAGTCTTAGCGAATGAAAATCAACTTATCCCCCTCATCGACCAGTACAATCAGCAGTTGGCAAACCAGAAATCCATTCTGCAGAGTGAACAGTATCGTAACCAGTTTCTGCTGGAATCCATCATTACGGGTATCATCAGTCTCGCGATTTTTGCCGGCCTGTCGTATACCCTCTCTCGGTTTTCCCGCCAAAAATCAATTTTCCAGGCTGAAAAACAGAGCCTGACTGATCAGGCTGATCAAATATCCAAACAGAAAAAGATGCTGGCAACAGCAATCTCAGCTTCCCGAAATGAAACCTGGTACTGGCACGAGACGTCGGGGGATTTCTGGTGCTCTGACGCCTTCTGGAAGATTTTTGGGTATCAGCAGGAGACTGATTATCCAGAATCAGATTTGGCATCCTTCTTATCCCACATCGATCCGCAGGCGTCTGGTTTCCTGGAGCCCTTGATCTATCAGACAGATGATGCTGACAGCAGCTTTGACTTTGAAATCGAGGCCAGCAATCGACGGGGAGAACAGCGCTGGGTACGGATTCGTGGGGAACGCAACTGCAATATTAATGAATCCGGCTTCACGCTTATTGGAACGGTTGAGGATATCCATGAATATATGCTGGCCAAGCTGGAACTGGTTCGAAATGAGAACCTGCTGACAAGTGTGGGGACTATGGCCAAGGTCGGAGGCTGGTCGTATGAATTGGCGAGCAAGTACCTGTACTGGTCTGAGCAGACATTTCTGATCCATGAAGTCGAAGCAGATTATAAACCGACCCTTGAGCGTGCCTTCACCTTTTATGCTCCCGAAGCTCAGCCTGTAATCCAGACCGCCTTTGAAAATGCCATCGAAACCGGAGAAGGCTGGGATCTGGAATTGCCCCTGATCACCGCCCGTGGTCGAAAAATCTGGGTCCGCGCGCGAGGAGAAATACAATACGAAAACAACAAACCGGTTCGTATGATGGGAGCTTTACAGGATATCACTGAAGAAAAAACTTACCAGGATGAGAACTTAAGACTGCAGCATCGCGAACATGAATCTCGTGCCCGATTCGAGGGAGTCATCAATGCTGCAACGGAATTCTCAATTATCGCTGCAGACCCAAATGGAATTATCACGCTGTTCAGTCCTGGAGCGGAACGGATTTTAGGCTACTCAGCAGAAGAGATGGTCGGGCTACGGACTCCGGAATGTTTTCATCTGAAAGAGGAAGTCGAAAAAAGAGGACAGGAGTTAACCGCAGCCCTCGGAAGTCCCGTCGAAAACTTTGATGTCTTTATTACACCCGCAAAACTTGGCACATACGATAAACGTGAATGGACCTATGTCTGTAAAGATGGATCGCACCGAATCGTTGACCTGACAGTTACTGCAATTCGCGACCAACAGGATCATATTCTGGGTTACCTTGGAATCGCTTTTGATGTAACTGAAAGAAAAAACATTGAATCCCAGCTCGAACGCCTGGCGACTGCTGTCAGCAAATCAACAAACGGTATGGTGATTACTGATGCAGAGGGGAAAACCGAATGGGTCAATGATGGTTTCAGTAGAATCAGTGGTTATCAGATTGAAGATCTGAGAGGCAAAAAACCTGGTTCCGTTTTGCAGGGCGAGAAAAGCGATCCTGCCACGATCGACTATATGCGGAACAAAATTCAAGCTGGTGAAAGTTTTGAAGCAGAACTGATTAATTACCACAAATCGGGGACTGAGTACTGGATCAGCATCAAAGCGGACCCCATCTTTGACCAGGAAGGTGAATTCACAGGATTCATTGCGATAGAAAATGATATCACCAATCAGAAACATGCTGAACTGGAACTTATTGAAAGTCGTGAAAGGGTCCACCAGTTACTGAATGCACTTCCCACAGCCGCTTACACCTGTGATCAGGAGGGCCTGATCACCTA is a window from the Gimesia benthica genome containing:
- a CDS encoding PAS domain S-box protein; the protein is MPDNEFTAKLIGTVRTAATPLKSSYVQSFVISIFLFGTLFYFNWSVHSKDMQRTTFLGRQINIAGRQRMLSQRLPKNLLLLTQGQNETEIYPALDADQRLLARMHQELLAATKEFEKTASEQQLSQLLDKITPLVTGISHDVLLVLSGERTASEVLPAVLANENQLIPLIDQYNQQLANQKSILQSEQYRNQFLLESIITGIISLAIFAGLSYTLSRFSRQKSIFQAEKQSLTDQADQISKQKKMLATAISASRNETWYWHETSGDFWCSDAFWKIFGYQQETDYPESDLASFLSHIDPQASGFLEPLIYQTDDADSSFDFEIEASNRRGEQRWVRIRGERNCNINESGFTLIGTVEDIHEYMLAKLELVRNENLLTSVGTMAKVGGWSYELASKYLYWSEQTFLIHEVEADYKPTLERAFTFYAPEAQPVIQTAFENAIETGEGWDLELPLITARGRKIWVRARGEIQYENNKPVRMMGALQDITEEKTYQDENLRLQHREHESRARFEGVINAATEFSIIAADPNGIITLFSPGAERILGYSAEEMVGLRTPECFHLKEEVEKRGQELTAALGSPVENFDVFITPAKLGTYDKREWTYVCKDGSHRIVDLTVTAIRDQQDHILGYLGIAFDVTERKNIESQLERLATAVSKSTNGMVITDAEGKTEWVNDGFSRISGYQIEDLRGKKPGSVLQGEKSDPATIDYMRNKIQAGESFEAELINYHKSGTEYWISIKADPIFDQEGEFTGFIAIENDITNQKHAELELIESRERVHQLLNALPTAAYTCDQEGLITYYNQAAIDLWGQEPELLSPVNKFCGSFRLFDKEGNQVDHAECWVAIAIQESKVIYGEEVVIECPDGTRKSVLAHVNPILDSSSKITGAINVLVDISDRILLERSLRETTARLEICQRVLDQHAIVAETDLNGTIRDVNDMFCKVSGFDREETIGQTHKIVNSGYHSKEFWKNVFKIIAESGLWKGTICNKNKNGDYYWVDTTIAAMLDGEGNNTGYLAIRNDITELIEAQEAALDASRSKSEFLANMSHEIRTPLTAILGYADLLHDDPEIAEVPEKRSEAISTIQDAGKHLLTIINDILDLSKIEAGKLELEETVTQVFQILDHIESLLRPPASEKGVKLLTQIETPIPDLILSDPTRLRQILMNLVGNAVKFTEKGRIRILVRKSDLGGKEFLQFEIEDSGPGMSQQQAEKMFKAFSQADTSVTRQHGGTGLGLVISRKLARMMDGEVSLAWTQKGKGTCFQFVLPIKTLSQTRYRVSRLEKDADHIKKVGKSNTSEDQLLAGTRILLAEDGPDNQKLISYILIKAGALVEIAENGAIAYQKYQEAEAKSEPFDILLTDMQMPEMDGYSLTRKLRGENAILPIIALTAHAMAEDRQKCLDVGCDDYLSKPVNRKILIQTVVQWKTNSSEKSKDPVR